A window of the Candidatus Brocadiaceae bacterium genome harbors these coding sequences:
- a CDS encoding MBL fold metallo-hydrolase, with product MKSMQFGTFEIFSVSDSPICLDGGAVFGIVPRVFWERIYPPDDKHRIQVSLQSLLVVTKRHTILIDTGVGSKLDAKYYKIYGIDKNITLLKSLSRLGYQPQDIDIVINTHLHFDHAGGNTYIRDDGKTQPTFPKATYFIQKGEMDDALHPNERTRASYLPDDFVPIADSRQLGMVDDETAEVDKGVSLIRTGGHTRQHQCVRIESEGQTAFFLADLVPTVAHLQLPYIAGYDLYPLTTLEQKRNILEQAHKERWLLIFQHDPKTLMGYLKKTEKGFEIEEGKTC from the coding sequence ATGAAGTCAATGCAGTTTGGCACGTTTGAAATCTTCTCTGTTTCCGACAGCCCAATATGTCTGGACGGAGGAGCAGTTTTTGGCATCGTGCCTCGCGTATTCTGGGAAAGAATCTATCCGCCGGACGATAAACACAGAATACAGGTTTCACTCCAATCGCTCCTCGTTGTGACAAAAAGACATACCATACTCATTGATACCGGCGTGGGGTCAAAGCTTGACGCGAAATATTACAAAATCTATGGTATTGATAAAAATATCACTTTGTTGAAATCTTTATCCCGATTGGGTTATCAGCCACAGGATATAGATATCGTCATTAACACCCATCTTCACTTTGACCACGCGGGCGGAAATACGTATATTCGTGATGACGGAAAGACACAACCAACCTTTCCCAAGGCGACCTATTTCATCCAGAAAGGAGAGATGGACGATGCCTTACATCCCAATGAGAGAACGAGGGCAAGTTATCTACCGGATGATTTTGTGCCCATTGCCGACTCCAGACAACTTGGGATGGTAGATGATGAAACGGCAGAGGTGGATAAGGGTGTATCCCTCATAAGAACAGGAGGACACACCCGACAACACCAATGTGTAAGGATTGAATCCGAAGGGCAAACGGCCTTTTTCCTTGCCGACCTTGTTCCAACCGTTGCCCACCTGCAGCTTCCTTACATTGCGGGGTATGATTTGTACCCCTTAACAACCCTGGAACAGAAAAGGAACATCTTAGAACAGGCGCACAAAGAGCGTTGGCTCCTGATCTTCCAGCACGATCCGAAGACGCTGATGGGTTATCTGAAGAAAACGGAAAAAGGATTTGAGATTGAAGAGGGAAAGACCTGTTGA
- a CDS encoding OsmC family protein, which yields MVFELMEPPGPAWRNLGANPVEYLLVALSGCLTTSLVAHAAAKGIEIKGVESRFEGDLDLRGFLGISEDVPVEYQKISVYFKIDADLSVDKKEELIKMAQKYSPVFNSISKPVAVSVQLDKT from the coding sequence ATGGTTTTTGAACTGATGGAGCCTCCGGGTCCGGCGTGGAGGAACCTTGGCGCGAATCCCGTCGAGTATCTTCTTGTTGCCCTGTCAGGTTGTCTGACGACAAGCCTTGTAGCTCATGCAGCCGCTAAGGGAATCGAGATAAAGGGTGTGGAATCTAGATTTGAAGGCGATTTGGATCTTCGCGGTTTCCTTGGCATATCGGAAGACGTTCCTGTGGAGTATCAGAAAATCAGTGTGTATTTTAAAATTGATGCGGACCTTTCTGTGGACAAGAAAGAGGAGCTCATAAAGATGGCACAGAAATACTCGCCGGTCTTTAATAGCATTTCAAAGCCGGTGGCAGTGTCTGTTCAACTGGACAAAACCTGA
- a CDS encoding DNA polymerase II produces the protein MERFIHGSVIANGRRSQEQDQLMKMVNPTVKATHYTPKFKIISLDIETGAHTGELYSIALHMVDGSINNKTVIMLDKSNTTVSGKTDIVFVSSEKKLLEVFLSTFISFDPDLIIGWHIVGFDLKFLEKKFRLHHIPFALGRGNSLIKIEEGQRAGDFAHIEGRIVIDGPPALRNNFYAFENYKLETVARELLGTGKDIDQSQNKISEINRMFKEDKIALAQYNIQDCVLVTDIFKKTNLISMIVERTKVSGLLMDKIGMTARAFDHFYLPRAHRKGFVAKDSMDVEQGEQSAGGHVIAPVAGIYEHVIVLDFKSLYPSIIRTFKIDPLSRLFGEEEKGHCATPSGHRFSQNNHILPDYIGILMEKREEAKRAKNTPLSQAIKILMNSFYGIMGSYGCRFYHPDLPNSITSTGRYLLTETASYLERLGYKVLYGDTDSVFVQLRDNQCIHVQKHASNLAQDLNEYWRKRLWDEFKVESFLELEFEIHFQKLCLPIARNSQGGAKKRYVGKVQDAQGQRLYFVGMEYVRSDWTELSKKFQYLLYEKLFNNQEIETFIKGIVNDLKSGMYNDDLIYYKRLRKKVHEYTRNKPPHVKAALMLGKEVKEVRYVMTMRGPVPVQHNHDDIDFSHYIEKQIRPIADSVLPLLGKSFDSMYGGKQLTLFEV, from the coding sequence ATGGAACGGTTTATTCATGGTTCAGTAATCGCAAACGGTAGACGTTCTCAGGAACAGGATCAATTAATGAAAATGGTTAATCCTACTGTGAAGGCCACTCATTACACGCCAAAATTTAAAATCATTTCACTTGATATAGAAACAGGCGCTCATACAGGAGAACTTTATTCCATTGCCCTCCATATGGTTGACGGTTCTATCAATAATAAAACAGTCATCATGCTGGACAAATCAAATACTACGGTTTCAGGCAAAACAGATATTGTATTTGTTTCTTCAGAGAAGAAACTATTAGAGGTTTTTCTCTCTACCTTTATTTCATTCGATCCAGATCTTATTATTGGTTGGCATATTGTCGGTTTTGATCTGAAATTTTTAGAGAAGAAGTTTCGTCTGCATCATATTCCCTTTGCGCTTGGCAGAGGAAATAGCCTTATAAAGATTGAAGAGGGTCAAAGAGCAGGAGACTTTGCTCATATTGAAGGGAGGATAGTTATTGACGGACCACCTGCGCTGAGAAATAATTTTTATGCCTTTGAAAACTATAAACTTGAAACAGTTGCCCGGGAACTGTTGGGTACTGGCAAAGATATTGACCAGAGCCAGAACAAGATATCAGAAATTAACAGAATGTTCAAGGAAGATAAGATTGCATTAGCTCAATATAATATTCAGGACTGTGTGCTTGTCACTGATATTTTTAAAAAGACCAATCTCATCTCAATGATCGTTGAAAGAACAAAGGTCTCCGGACTCTTAATGGATAAGATTGGCATGACAGCCAGGGCCTTTGATCACTTTTATCTTCCCAGAGCGCACCGAAAAGGATTTGTCGCCAAAGACAGTATGGACGTCGAACAAGGGGAACAATCCGCCGGGGGACATGTGATAGCGCCAGTTGCTGGCATATATGAACATGTTATCGTTTTAGATTTTAAGAGTCTTTATCCTTCCATAATCAGGACATTCAAAATTGATCCTTTGTCAAGGTTGTTCGGTGAAGAGGAAAAAGGGCATTGTGCCACTCCCTCCGGGCACAGGTTCTCTCAAAACAACCATATCCTTCCAGATTATATTGGCATATTGATGGAGAAACGAGAAGAAGCCAAAAGAGCCAAGAACACGCCCTTGAGTCAGGCCATAAAAATATTAATGAACAGTTTCTATGGAATTATGGGGTCCTATGGCTGTCGTTTTTATCATCCCGATTTACCCAATAGCATCACGTCAACGGGAAGATATCTTTTGACTGAGACGGCAAGCTATTTAGAAAGATTAGGGTATAAGGTGCTTTATGGCGATACGGATTCAGTATTTGTTCAATTGAGGGATAATCAATGTATACATGTTCAAAAACATGCTTCAAATTTAGCACAGGATCTCAATGAGTATTGGAGAAAAAGATTATGGGATGAATTCAAGGTGGAATCTTTTCTAGAATTAGAGTTTGAAATTCATTTCCAGAAACTCTGTCTTCCCATTGCCCGCAACTCGCAGGGAGGAGCGAAAAAAAGATATGTAGGAAAGGTCCAGGACGCACAGGGACAGAGACTCTATTTTGTCGGTATGGAATATGTTCGCTCCGATTGGACAGAGTTATCCAAAAAATTTCAATATCTACTCTATGAAAAACTTTTTAATAATCAGGAAATAGAAACCTTTATTAAAGGCATTGTTAACGATTTAAAAAGTGGGATGTATAATGATGATCTTATTTATTATAAACGGTTGAGGAAAAAGGTTCATGAATATACAAGGAACAAACCCCCTCATGTGAAAGCCGCTCTCATGCTGGGCAAGGAAGTAAAAGAAGTCCGTTATGTTATGACAATGAGAGGCCCTGTTCCTGTTCAACACAATCATGACGATATAGATTTTTCTCATTATATTGAAAAACAAATAAGACCTATTGCCGATTCAGTATTACCTCTCTTAGGAAAATCATTTGATAGCATGTATGGAGGAAAACAGCTCACTTTATTCGAAGTATAA
- a CDS encoding methyltransferase domain-containing protein, with the protein MNTNQAFGSNPLKVRDTDHYKEEYVHSFVEEWDRLIDWEKRAASEGDFFIQALKERGAKRVLDVATGTGFHSVRLLKAGFMVTSVDGSPYMLAKAFDNAKRHGFIMRTVQADWRWLNHDVHNEYDAVICLGNSFTHLFAERDRRRALAEFYARLVPDGVLILDQRNYDSILDNGFSSEHTYYYCGQDVKAEPEHIDPGLARFRYEFPNKSVFHLNMFPLRADYTRKLITEVGFQNVQTYGDFQETYHEDEPDFLIHIAEKYYTTEEEENA; encoded by the coding sequence ATGAATACAAACCAAGCGTTCGGATCAAATCCCTTAAAGGTAAGGGACACTGATCACTATAAAGAAGAATACGTTCACAGTTTTGTTGAAGAATGGGACCGGTTGATAGACTGGGAAAAACGGGCCGCCAGTGAAGGAGATTTTTTCATCCAGGCACTCAAGGAAAGGGGAGCCAAAAGAGTTTTAGATGTCGCCACCGGCACCGGGTTTCACTCTGTGCGATTGCTAAAGGCTGGCTTCATGGTAACCAGCGTTGACGGGAGTCCGTATATGCTGGCAAAGGCATTTGACAATGCAAAACGCCATGGATTTATCATGCGGACGGTGCAGGCCGATTGGCGCTGGCTTAATCACGATGTACACAACGAATATGACGCGGTTATTTGTCTCGGCAATTCATTTACGCACCTGTTTGCCGAACGGGACCGCAGAAGAGCGCTTGCGGAATTTTACGCCAGGCTTGTGCCTGATGGTGTATTAATTTTAGATCAACGCAATTACGATTCGATTTTAGATAACGGGTTTTCATCAGAGCATACGTATTATTATTGCGGTCAGGATGTCAAGGCGGAACCTGAACATATCGATCCCGGACTTGCCCGATTTCGATATGAATTTCCCAACAAATCAGTATTTCATTTAAACATGTTTCCCCTGCGTGCAGATTACACCCGAAAACTTATCACGGAGGTTGGTTTTCAAAATGTGCAAACCTATGGTGATTTTCAGGAAACATACCATGAAGACGAACCGGATTTCCTGATACATATAGCGGAAAAATACTATACAACGGAAGAAGAAGAAAATGCATAA
- a CDS encoding methyltransferase domain-containing protein encodes MHNDTADVTRTTQEYYNSADADRFYSLVWGGEDIHIGIYHNQEDSIFDASRRTVEKMSTLIRGHNKGATILDIGSGYGGSARYLAKNFGYRVNCLNLSEQQNTRNKKLNKEQQLDDLVTVVDGSFEALPFPGTTFDIVWSGDAILHSGNKEKVIEDVYRVLKKQGEFIFTDPMQSDDCPPGVLEPVLKRIHLKSMGSFRFYRNILLNAGFEEVQIINLSENLITHYSMVLKELEKRREEIITSIGTEYLDRMQEGLKHWIDAGKNGYLAWGILHFRKK; translated from the coding sequence ATGCATAATGATACTGCTGATGTAACGCGCACAACCCAGGAATATTACAACAGCGCTGACGCCGACCGGTTTTACTCGCTTGTCTGGGGTGGGGAAGACATCCATATAGGTATCTATCATAACCAGGAAGATTCAATCTTTGACGCAAGCCGGCGTACGGTTGAAAAAATGTCCACCCTCATACGCGGACATAATAAAGGCGCCACGATCCTGGATATAGGATCGGGTTATGGCGGATCAGCAAGATATTTGGCAAAAAATTTTGGCTACAGGGTCAACTGTCTCAACCTGAGCGAACAGCAAAACACAAGAAACAAGAAACTGAATAAGGAACAACAGTTGGATGACCTTGTTACAGTAGTAGACGGAAGCTTCGAGGCATTACCTTTTCCGGGTACTACTTTTGATATTGTATGGTCCGGAGATGCCATTTTACACAGTGGCAATAAGGAAAAAGTCATAGAGGACGTCTATCGGGTCTTGAAGAAACAAGGCGAGTTTATTTTTACCGATCCCATGCAAAGCGATGACTGCCCGCCCGGGGTGCTTGAGCCTGTTCTGAAACGCATACATCTCAAATCAATGGGGTCGTTTCGATTTTATAGAAACATACTGTTGAATGCTGGTTTTGAAGAAGTTCAAATAATAAACCTGTCAGAAAATTTGATTACACACTATTCAATGGTCCTCAAGGAACTGGAAAAGCGGAGAGAAGAAATTATCACCTCTATTGGCACAGAGTATCTGGACCGTATGCAGGAAGGACTGAAACACTGGATAGATGCCGGAAAAAATGGATATCTGGCCTGGGGCATCCTTCATTTCCGCAAAAAATAA
- a CDS encoding AAA family ATPase, with product MPTLIHQEKLSGVVERVTFHSRETGWTVLKVSPFKTPASIKTVLVHQATVFAGASMEFHGNWITHQKYGEQFKAEKAIEKKPASAAALEKYLGSGLIKGVGPKTAHKIVTYFGDKTLEIFEEKIEELVNVPSIAEKKLSQIRSSWEEHKAIRDVMMFLQSHGVSTLFSVKIFKAYGNDAIAIVSENPYRLARDIHGIGFFSADRIALNMEFRKDGKERIQAGIKHILNQSRDNGHCYLTREQILDNTQELLQLENTEFILQLLDKLYEEGEVKRRFLKEEEETSIECFYSKSLYGDEEYVYRKVQSLIKNLRPVDIDRVQRWIDTYCAKYTIALSDEQHASIIAIVQKSFSILTGGPGCGKTTTTRVLVKLLEAMKKKILLTAPTGRAAQRMTEVIGIESKTVHRLLEWEPQKGGFKKGEEHPLHADFLIVDECSMLDITLAASLLKAVPDTCQVLFIGDPDQLPSVGAGAVLRDLLSSGVVPHSKLTRIFRQAEQSDIITFAHQINKGITPKIFSPLAAPDLWEKSTDCLFIDSDEATQDQLKFIMRSKHIISKTIKEKKSHYIQIEDTVVGQLREADGSIQVDELCIPARENSENTTIPVFSVPKKFKYVNLETLSSTSDGIEELMTVLKTIHPWSSLHYGYTAIDTIRRLYTKTIKDKLGNTCEVQILTPQVRGSLGAVNLNTMIQEAVNPASEGKGQFKIGERVLREGDRIIQTRNNYDLSVFNGDIGRIVSIDPEDYCCKVQFGDQSRIVTYQKEDLTELSLAYAITIHKSQGSEFDAVILPVTTQHFKMLFRNLIYTGLTRAKKLAVFVGSRKALVLAVKSIDNRKRQTALEQLLKHNK from the coding sequence ATGCCCACGTTAATCCATCAGGAAAAACTATCTGGTGTTGTAGAAAGAGTGACGTTTCACAGCAGGGAAACAGGATGGACTGTCTTAAAGGTGAGTCCGTTCAAAACCCCTGCGAGTATAAAGACGGTTCTCGTTCATCAAGCAACGGTATTTGCCGGTGCAAGCATGGAGTTCCACGGCAATTGGATAACACACCAAAAGTACGGTGAACAATTCAAGGCTGAAAAAGCAATTGAAAAGAAACCCGCATCCGCTGCAGCCCTGGAAAAATACCTGGGATCAGGACTAATAAAAGGCGTTGGCCCTAAAACTGCCCATAAGATAGTTACCTATTTTGGCGATAAAACCCTGGAGATATTTGAAGAAAAAATTGAAGAATTGGTAAATGTCCCTTCTATTGCAGAAAAAAAATTGTCTCAAATCAGGTCTTCCTGGGAGGAGCATAAAGCCATCCGTGACGTAATGATGTTTTTACAATCTCATGGTGTCAGCACATTGTTTTCCGTCAAAATATTTAAAGCCTATGGAAATGATGCAATAGCGATTGTGTCTGAAAACCCTTACAGACTTGCTCGGGATATCCATGGCATAGGATTTTTTTCCGCTGACAGAATAGCGCTTAACATGGAATTCAGAAAAGATGGGAAAGAACGGATTCAGGCAGGCATCAAGCATATTTTAAATCAAAGCCGTGACAATGGACATTGTTATCTTACCAGAGAGCAGATCCTTGATAACACTCAGGAACTGTTACAATTAGAGAATACGGAATTCATACTCCAACTGCTGGATAAACTGTATGAAGAAGGCGAAGTAAAACGGCGTTTTTTAAAAGAGGAGGAAGAGACATCTATTGAGTGTTTTTACTCAAAATCTTTGTACGGTGATGAAGAATATGTATATCGAAAAGTACAGTCCCTGATAAAGAATCTTCGCCCTGTGGACATTGACAGGGTTCAAAGATGGATAGATACCTATTGCGCAAAATATACCATCGCTTTAAGTGATGAGCAACATGCCAGTATTATTGCAATCGTACAAAAATCCTTTTCAATATTAACCGGCGGCCCGGGTTGCGGGAAAACAACAACAACCAGAGTACTTGTTAAACTTTTAGAGGCCATGAAGAAAAAAATACTATTAACCGCACCAACAGGAAGGGCCGCGCAACGGATGACCGAGGTTATCGGAATAGAATCAAAAACAGTTCATCGGCTGCTGGAGTGGGAACCACAAAAAGGCGGCTTCAAAAAAGGAGAGGAACATCCTCTTCACGCCGATTTCCTGATTGTTGATGAATGTTCCATGCTTGATATCACCCTTGCCGCTTCGCTCCTCAAAGCAGTTCCTGATACTTGCCAGGTACTCTTTATCGGAGACCCCGATCAGCTTCCTTCGGTTGGCGCCGGCGCCGTTCTCCGGGACTTACTATCAAGCGGAGTAGTACCCCATTCTAAACTTACAAGAATATTCCGGCAGGCAGAACAGTCAGACATTATTACCTTTGCGCACCAAATAAACAAAGGAATAACGCCAAAGATATTTTCCCCTTTGGCAGCGCCTGATTTATGGGAGAAATCAACGGACTGCCTCTTTATTGATTCGGATGAAGCTACACAGGATCAACTGAAATTTATCATGCGTTCAAAACACATTATCTCAAAAACCATAAAGGAAAAGAAATCGCATTATATACAAATAGAAGATACCGTTGTAGGGCAATTGAGGGAAGCAGATGGATCCATACAAGTTGATGAATTATGTATACCTGCACGTGAAAACAGTGAAAACACAACTATCCCGGTTTTTTCAGTTCCAAAGAAATTCAAGTATGTAAATTTGGAAACCCTTTCTTCCACATCAGATGGAATAGAAGAGCTAATGACTGTCTTAAAAACAATCCATCCGTGGTCTTCACTACACTATGGTTATACCGCAATTGATACTATTCGTAGATTATATACAAAAACCATCAAAGACAAACTGGGGAATACGTGTGAAGTTCAAATTTTAACACCTCAAGTTCGGGGAAGCCTGGGCGCTGTAAACCTTAATACAATGATACAGGAAGCTGTAAATCCGGCCTCAGAGGGCAAGGGTCAATTCAAAATAGGGGAAAGGGTCCTCAGAGAGGGTGATCGGATTATTCAAACCAGAAATAATTACGATCTCAGTGTTTTTAACGGAGATATTGGAAGAATCGTCAGTATTGATCCTGAGGATTATTGTTGTAAGGTTCAATTTGGGGATCAGAGTAGAATCGTAACCTATCAGAAAGAGGATTTGACTGAACTATCTCTTGCATACGCGATCACGATTCATAAATCGCAAGGAAGCGAGTTTGATGCCGTGATACTACCGGTAACAACACAGCATTTTAAGATGCTTTTTAGAAATCTTATTTATACCGGATTGACAAGAGCAAAAAAACTTGCTGTTTTCGTTGGCAGCAGAAAAGCGTTGGTATTAGCGGTAAAAAGTATCGATAATCGGAAAAGACAAACGGCGCTTGAACAATTATTAAAACACAACAAGTGA